AAGTGGGGATTTCACATTTTCGGAATCCGAATTTGAAATCATGAAAACCGACATCGCACTCTGTATTGAAATGGGTTTTGACGGAATTGTATCAGGGGTTTTGAAAAAGGATTATACCTTGGATACGGAACGGACTAAACAATTAATCGAGGCCTCTGAAGGTTTGAAATTCACTTTTTATCGTGCGTTTGATTGGGTCAAAGAGCCATTCAAAACTTTGGAACAGTTAGAGGCTATGGGAGTAAATTACATCCTATCCTCTGGCCAACATAAATCTGCAATAGAAGGTATTGACTTATTGGGAGAACTACAGCACAAAGCTTCTACCTCCATAATAATGCCTGGATCCGGTGTTAATGGGTCCAATATAGAAGTATTTATGAAAAAGAAAGTGTTCAAGGCCATCCACTTGTCCGGTACCGAGTTGGTTCAAACAATGGCAAGTA
This sequence is a window from Maribacter aestuarii. Protein-coding genes within it:
- a CDS encoding copper homeostasis protein CutC, translating into MLVEVCANSLESAINAQKAGADRIELCSELAVGGITPSYGLLKAIKDHISIPVHVLIRPRSGDFTFSESEFEIMKTDIALCIEMGFDGIVSGVLKKDYTLDTERTKQLIEASEGLKFTFYRAFDWVKEPFKTLEQLEAMGVNYILSSGQHKSAIEGIDLLGELQHKASTSIIMPGSGVNGSNIEVFMKKKVFKAIHLSGTELVQTMASKPKISMNSPAFLSDDKIAISNEGRISAVVNKVK